In a genomic window of Blattabacterium cuenoti:
- the aroB gene encoding 3-dehydroquinate synthase has product MKKREEFVHFNEVAYDVLKNYLLHQIDSVKNIFVIVDDNTYIHCLPILFQKIVFLKKSNIIKIKSGEKEKNIYTCVQICKNLEKFKATRRSLILNLGGGVITDIGGFVASIFKRGIRFVNIPTTLLGMVDAAIGYKTGINLDSIKNEIGSFYVPEFLIIDTHFLKTLPNKEIFSGIAEMLKHGLIADKKYWKQMNKIQIDRNENEWKDLIHKSILIKKKIVDRDPKEKGLRKILNFGHTIGHALESYFMNINQMIHGVAVTMGMIYESWISCEINGLSITDYKEIKSTLSVLYPMDNKISKLEIQKLLLIMEHDKKNEKNKIQFSLLKEIGKCSYNCQVPHSLIKKSFFIN; this is encoded by the coding sequence TGAAGTTGCCTATGATGTTCTTAAAAATTATTTACTACATCAAATAGATTCTGTAAAAAATATATTTGTTATAGTAGATGATAATACCTACATACATTGTCTTCCTATTCTTTTTCAGAAAATAGTTTTTTTAAAAAAATCTAATATCATTAAGATAAAATCAGGAGAAAAAGAAAAAAATATTTATACGTGTGTTCAAATATGTAAAAATCTAGAAAAATTTAAGGCGACTAGAAGAAGTTTAATTCTAAATTTAGGAGGAGGAGTTATAACAGATATTGGTGGATTTGTAGCTTCTATCTTCAAAAGAGGTATTCGATTTGTAAATATTCCTACAACTTTATTAGGAATGGTTGATGCTGCAATAGGATATAAAACAGGTATTAATTTGGACTCTATAAAAAATGAAATAGGATCTTTTTATGTTCCAGAATTTTTAATCATTGATACTCATTTTTTAAAAACACTTCCAAATAAAGAAATTTTTTCTGGAATAGCAGAAATGTTAAAACATGGATTAATAGCTGATAAAAAATATTGGAAACAGATGAATAAAATACAAATAGATAGAAATGAAAATGAATGGAAAGATTTAATTCATAAATCTATTTTGATTAAAAAAAAAATTGTAGATCGGGATCCTAAAGAAAAAGGATTAAGAAAAATCCTTAATTTTGGTCATACTATTGGACATGCTTTAGAAAGTTATTTTATGAATATCAATCAAATGATACACGGAGTTGCTGTGACTATGGGTATGATTTATGAATCATGGATTTCTTGCGAAATTAATGGTTTATCTATAACTGATTACAAAGAAATTAAATCAACACTTTCTGTATTATATCCAATGGACAATAAAATTTCTAAATTAGAAATTCAAAAATTATTATTGATTATGGAACATGATAAAAAAAATGAAAAAAACAAAATTCAATTTTCTTTATTAAAAGAAATAGGAAAATGTTCGTATAATTGTCAAGTCCCACATTCCTTAATTAAAAAAAGCTTTTTTATTAACTAA
- the gyrA gene encoding DNA gyrase subunit A, giving the protein MNESEGEKLIPINIEDEMKSSYIDYSMSVIVSRALPDVRDGMKPVHRRVLYGMYQLGVISNSSYKKSARIVGEVLGKYHPHGDVSVYDTMVRMTQKWTLRYPLIDGQGNFGSLDADPPAAMRYTEVRMKKISEEMLLDIKKKTVDMQLNFDDSLEEPTVLPTRIPNLLINGSSGIAVGMATNIPPHNLKETINAICAYIDNNDISIEQIMKHIKAPDFPTGGIIYGYDGVKNAFLTGKGRIVLRAKVHLEEIHGRQCIIVDEIPYQVNKADLISRTVELMKEGKMEGIYQIRDESDRNGLRIVYILKQNTNYNILLNKLFQYTSLQTYFNVNNIALVNGKPVQLNIKNMIQHFVDHRHDVIIRRTKYELEKSQNRVHILLGYLKILDHLNILIQLIQESKNHYDACDKLIQKFQISKNQSKSILDMKLQSLTSLERKKLKREYEELVKKIEYFKSILKEYSTRTKIIKEELFDIKRKYQDPRCTQIDYSGNKVNIEDLIENEQVVLTISHAGYIKRTSLSEYKRQGRGGVGNRGAIARESDFFKHLLVASNHQYLLFFTEKGKCFWLRVYEIPEGSKISKGRAIQNIIHIQPDDKVNAYILTGDLTNKKYVKDYYVMMVTKKGIIKKTSLYNYSRPRKYGINAIVIRKGDSLLEAILTKGNSHVFIAVKSGRIIRFSENQIRITGRNSSGVIGINTKNNQDLVVGMICVDIIGKEKGHLLVVSEKGFGKRSHIKDYRITNRGGKGIKTINITKKTGSLISIKYVTDQDDLMIIKKSGVIIRIPISDIRVMGRTTQGVRLINLKENDAIADVEKVYKPIMDFH; this is encoded by the coding sequence ATGAATGAAAGTGAAGGAGAAAAATTGATTCCTATTAATATTGAGGATGAAATGAAATCATCTTACATAGATTATTCTATGTCTGTTATTGTATCTAGAGCACTTCCTGATGTAAGAGACGGAATGAAACCTGTACATAGAAGAGTTCTTTATGGAATGTATCAATTAGGAGTGATTTCAAACAGTTCTTATAAAAAATCTGCTCGTATTGTTGGAGAAGTATTGGGTAAATATCATCCACATGGAGATGTTTCTGTTTATGATACTATGGTTCGTATGACTCAAAAATGGACATTACGTTATCCATTAATAGATGGACAAGGAAACTTTGGATCATTGGATGCGGACCCTCCAGCAGCTATGCGTTATACAGAAGTCAGAATGAAAAAAATATCTGAAGAAATGTTATTGGATATTAAAAAGAAAACAGTAGATATGCAATTAAATTTTGATGACTCTTTGGAAGAACCTACTGTTTTACCTACACGAATTCCCAATCTTTTAATTAATGGATCTTCTGGCATTGCAGTTGGAATGGCAACTAATATTCCTCCTCATAATTTAAAAGAAACTATAAATGCTATTTGTGCTTATATAGATAATAACGATATATCTATAGAACAAATTATGAAACATATTAAAGCTCCTGATTTTCCTACAGGCGGGATTATTTACGGATATGATGGTGTAAAAAATGCTTTCCTTACTGGAAAAGGACGTATTGTTTTACGTGCTAAGGTACATTTAGAAGAAATTCATGGACGACAGTGTATTATTGTAGATGAAATTCCTTATCAAGTCAATAAAGCTGATCTTATTTCTAGAACTGTTGAATTGATGAAGGAAGGAAAGATGGAAGGTATTTATCAAATTCGTGATGAATCGGATAGAAATGGATTACGTATTGTTTACATTTTAAAACAAAATACAAATTATAATATATTGTTAAATAAGTTATTTCAATATACTTCTTTGCAAACTTACTTTAATGTAAACAATATAGCTCTAGTTAATGGAAAACCTGTTCAATTAAATATAAAAAATATGATTCAACATTTTGTTGATCATAGACATGATGTTATTATTCGTCGTACAAAATATGAATTAGAAAAATCTCAAAACCGTGTTCATATTTTATTGGGATATTTGAAAATATTAGACCATTTAAATATTTTGATTCAGCTAATTCAAGAATCAAAAAATCATTATGATGCTTGTGATAAATTGATTCAAAAATTTCAAATATCAAAAAATCAGTCTAAATCCATTTTAGACATGAAATTACAAAGCTTGACATCTTTAGAAAGAAAAAAATTGAAAAGAGAATATGAAGAACTTGTTAAAAAAATAGAATACTTTAAAAGTATTTTGAAAGAATATTCCACAAGAACTAAAATTATTAAAGAAGAACTTTTTGATATAAAAAGAAAATACCAAGATCCACGTTGTACACAAATTGACTATTCTGGAAATAAAGTAAATATAGAAGATTTAATTGAAAATGAACAAGTAGTTCTTACTATATCCCATGCTGGTTATATTAAGAGAACATCTTTATCAGAATATAAACGTCAAGGAAGAGGAGGTGTAGGAAACAGGGGAGCTATCGCTAGAGAATCAGATTTTTTTAAACATTTACTTGTAGCAAGTAATCATCAATATCTGCTTTTTTTTACAGAAAAAGGAAAATGTTTTTGGTTAAGAGTATATGAAATCCCAGAAGGATCTAAAATTTCTAAGGGAAGAGCGATACAAAACATTATTCATATTCAACCAGATGATAAAGTTAATGCTTATATATTAACAGGAGATCTTACCAATAAAAAATATGTAAAAGATTATTATGTGATGATGGTTACGAAAAAAGGTATTATTAAAAAAACATCTTTATATAATTATTCTAGACCTAGAAAATATGGTATCAATGCTATTGTGATACGTAAAGGAGATTCTTTGCTAGAAGCTATTCTAACTAAGGGGAATAGCCATGTTTTTATTGCTGTTAAAAGTGGAAGAATTATTCGTTTTTCAGAAAATCAAATCCGTATCACTGGTAGAAATTCTTCGGGAGTTATAGGAATTAATACAAAAAATAACCAAGATTTGGTTGTTGGAATGATATGTGTGGATATTATAGGAAAAGAAAAAGGACATTTATTAGTAGTTTCTGAAAAAGGATTTGGAAAAAGATCTCATATCAAAGATTACCGTATAACCAATCGTGGTGGTAAAGGAATTAAAACAATTAATATAACTAAAAAAACGGGAAGTTTAATTTCTATAAAATATGTTACGGATCAAGATGATTTAATGATTATAAAAAAATCAGGAGTTATTATACGTATTCCTATATCAGATATAAGAGTTATGGGAAGAACGACTCAAGGTGTTAGATTAATTAATCTAAAAGAAAATGATGCCATAGCTGATGTTGAAAAAGTATATAAACCTATTATGGATTTTCATTAA